The DNA region ACAGACAAAAAGCTTAAAACTCTATCTGAATATCAGTTTTTCATTCAAAATAGGACAAATTGTCGTAAATGATTGAAAAAACATGGGTCAAATAGCTTTTTATGTTTTTTGACCACATAAATACGAAAATGTCAATCCCACCCCTTGGCTCAGTGTAGTAATTTTGAACTTATTTGTGCTTTGGTTGAACCCCAAAACCACCGTGTCAATAGGGTTTGAGATGCGCTAACCCTGGCTGGGTTAGGAATCAACGGGTCATTTCCAGAAATATTTGTCAGAGCGTAGTCCAATAATTGTGATGCCAGAATGCTCTCAGGAGTACCAGTCGCTTTCCATGCTGCTTGGTCTGCTCGAGTAAACCCAATTTGGTTAGTTGCATCCAATGGAGTTAGAGATATTGGCAATCCTGCGGAAAATACCTTTTGTGCTGCTACCGGATCAGTCCAGATATTAAACTCAGAAACTAGGTTTTGTTTTAATATCGGGTCAAGGTGTTCCCTGAGATTTCCTGGAACAAAGACTGCACCGCCCATAATTTCCAGGCGCGAAATCTTTTTAGCGATACTTGGATCTATCGTCAGTGCATCTGCTATGTTTGTCGCAGAACCAGTCATTAAAATCTCGACTGGTTCTGGCGACTGATTTATTGTGTCTACAAGCAGTTGAGCAGCACTTCTTTGATCAACAGTTTCAAGGGCTTTATCTGGCAGGTTGGTAAAAGGAGTCCAAAATGTATCCGTATCCGCTCTAAATGCATCGGGGAAAGCATTATTGCCTGACAAGGGTGTTTCCCTACCAACAGCAACAGGTATCCCAGTTATTCCCAGTCCTGCCAGCATCCGCATGACATTATTGCCAAATATTTGAGGGCGGGCTAATCCCTGGCTTATGGTCATAGCCTTGACCTCGAACTTGGGATTTTGCAATATGTACGCCCAAGCAGTCATGCCATCCTGACTACCATCATCATCTAAAATTATTGGTGTACGATTCAAGGTACTACCAAAAGCAGGTTGACTACCAAAAGCAATTGGCAACGTTACTAACAGTGTTAGAGAAGATAGAAGTGAATAACAAAGATGGTTTTTGAAAAAAGGCTTTTTCATGAAACTTTGCTTCCGGTTTGATCTAAATTTGAGTTTGGGAATTGACCCAAAAAAGTTTGCTCGTGCAATAAGCACCCTGTAGCGTCAAATATGCAAAACTGGTAAAAAATCCCAGGCACACTGAGTAAAAATGTACAAATAGAAACAAAGAATCCCGAATTTACATAAACGGGCTGGCAATGTAGATTGTAATTGATAAAGTTACCATCCACGTAACAAAATCATCAGAACCCCCAAGTTGTTGGGTTTCGTTCCTCGATTCAACCTACACATTTTTATTTTTTGGGCTTAACCAAACTGTATTGACACCGCTAGAACGCCAGCAATATACACAAGAAAATCTGAGATTTTTGGGTTATAAAGCTGCATTGTAGTTCAGAAAAAGCTGTAAAATTTGGGAAAACTAGAAATTAAGCATTATCAGATTTTGATTGTTCTGGTACTGTCGCCGGCGGGGGTATTTCCTCACGCTCACAGGGCGCTCTACCGTGACCTGAAGTTTTTCGTCAGCCTCTTGAGGGTCTATATCAGTTGCATTACCACCAATCTCAACAATTACAGGGTTTTTTCCGGTATTTAATTTCGCTAGCTGCTCATTATTAAAGCTAGCAAAAATCGCTTTCCCATTTTCTGCAACTTTTGCCCTAGCGATCGCAATATTAGAGAACTTACCAATTTTTATCTCAATTTTATTTTGAGGCGAACTGTCTTGCTTGGGAAAGTTTTCTCCTGTCACCACTACATTGATACGTTCGTTCTCGTACCTACTGTTATTTTCCGGTATAATCGACTGAGGAATACTGACGTAAAAATCTTTAGGACTGATGCTTTTTATAGACGCAACTTCGGATATGATTGCTGATTGAGTGCTAGTTTGCTGAGTGGATGTTGTAGTGCTTGTCTGACCTGAATTGTTGTTATTTGGCTGGCCAGTGCTATTAATTGTCTCTGCTTTACCCAACTCTACTGAAGTGAAAAGTAACAATAACGCTAGACTAAGGGATAGCAGAAAATAATAATATCTCTTGCTCACTCGTTTCCAGGGCATGTTAAGTAAGCGCATAAAACAGTTTGAGTATTTTTAATTGACGTAACAATATCAATCTATTAAACTGCTCTTTTGTTTGATACTCTGGTTATTCGTAATGTTTTTTATTACTCAGTGATATCTCGAAATTTGAGAAATGATCAGGATTTTGAGCGAGATAAAACCACTTTCTATTGTATTAGCGATCGCTGTCGTTAGTTGAAACACGTAATATCAAGTAACATTTAAGTATTTACTGCTCATGTATTAATTACCCCTTTTTATGACACGTTCCACAAACCAGGTTTATCCCGTTATTTGGCACAATGACTCAGTGTCACTAATTGATCAAACGCGCTTACCAAACGAATATACATTTGTAGAAATTCACCGCAGTGAAGATATGGCGCGGGCAATTAAAACTATGATTGTCCGAGGTGCGCCAGCCATTGGTGTAGCTGCGGGGTATGGAATGTATCTTGGTGCCAGGGAAATTAAAACAAGCGATCGCCACGAATTTTTGCAACACTTAGATAAAGTAGCCCAGTTGTTGCGTTCTACTCGTCCAACGGCGGTGAATTTATTTTGGGCAATTAGCCGGATGCTGAAAGCCGCCTACGAAACGCTGGGAACGGTAGAAGACATCAAGCAAACCCTTTTCCAAACAGCCCAAGCAATCAACGCTGAAGATTTGCAAACCTGTCAAGCGATCGGTGACAATGGTTTGGCAGTGTTACCTGCTACCCCAGAAAAGCTAAGGTTACTTACTCACTGTAACGCTGGGGCGTTAGCTACTGCTGGTTATGGCACAGCTTTGGGTGTAGTGCGTTCTGCATGGAGAGAAGGACGTTTAGAACGTTTATTTGCCGACGAAACCCGTCCTCGTTTGCAAGGCGCAAAACTCACCACTTGGGAATGTGTGCAAGAAGGTATTCCAGTAACATTAATTACTGATAATATGGCAGCCCATTGCATGAAACAGGGTTTGATTCATGCTGTAGTTGTAGGCGCCGATCGCATTGCTGCAAATGGCGATACTGCTAATAAAATTGGTACATATAGTGTTGCGATCGCGGCTAAGGCACATAATATCCCCTTCTTTGTCGCTGCACCCCTTTCTACTGTTGATTTTGAATTAGCCGATGGTAGCAAAATTCCGATTGAAGAACGCGAACCAACAGAAATTTATCAAGTTGGTGATACGATTCTCACTCCTGCGGGTGTAGATTTTTATAACCCAGCTTTTGATGTGACTCCGGCAGAGTTGATTACAGCCATCATTACAGAGAATGGAGCGATCGCACCTGATAAATTAGCGAAATCACAGTTAAAGCAATTACCGATTGGGTTAAATCCAAATTAATGGAGAACTTGCGCCGAGTTCTCGATAACTGTAAATCCAAATAACGGAAACTTTATAGGGCAATATGGTTCGGTTAAGGCAAGAGACGCGATAAATTAAGGCAAGAGACGCGATAAATCGCCGTCTCTACAAAGGACTAATTCTTGTAAATACGGCGATTTATCGCGTCTTTGGATCTAGGGCATGTCATCAAAAAACCTTATCCGAACCGTATTGAAATCTGACGGATCAAAATTTATCAGCAATTTTTTCAATAATTTTATCTAAACTTTATATTTTAACTAAATTCAATAAGTAAAATCCGCAATTACTTTCTCAAAAGAAGCTTTGACTTTCTCAAACCCCAGTTTGCTTTCTGATTTTGGTGTTTTCCGCAAGTAAAATCAGCTTTGACTTTCTCAAACCCCAGTTTACTTTCTCATTTCGGTGTTTTCCGCAAGTAAAATCAGCTTTTGCTTTCTCAAAATAAGTAGGACTTACGCAAACTCTACGATTCTTGGCGTTCTTGGCGTCTTGGCGGTTCGAGAAATTAAGCTTTTTAGCGCTTTTTGCGTAAGTCCTAATAAGGTTTGACTTACTCAAACCCCAGTTTGCTTTCTGATTTTGGTATTTTTTGCAAATAAAATGCCATTTGCTACGTGTACACACAAGTCTTTTAGAGTTGCGCTACAGGCTTTAGATCCCCCCAACCCCCCGATAAATTGGGGGACAAAAAGCTTTCAATGTCCCCTTTAAAAAGGGGGATTTAGGGGGATCAATTGACTAATTAACCCTAGTAGACTTAAACAAAATGCTGAATAATTGCCTCAGCAAATTCAGAACATTTTAAAGGTTCAACTGGTGGTTCTAGCAACCGGGCTAAATCGTAGGTGACTTGACTATTTGCGATCGCATCGCTTAAACCTTTCTTAATTAGGTCTGCGGCTTCTTGCCAACCCATAAATTCCAGCATCATCACACCAGACAAAATCACTGAACCAGGATTAATCCGATCTAAGCCGGCGTGTTTGGGTGCAGTGCCGTGGGTAGCTTCAAATATGGCACTAGAATCACCAATATTCGCCCCTGGCCCCATTCCTAATCCCCCAACAATCGCAGCCGCCGCATCAGACAAATAATCGCCGTTTAAGTTCATCGTCGCCAAAATCGAATACTCATCCGGTCTGGTTTGGATTTGTTGAAAAATACTGTCAGCAATTCGGTCATTCACCAAAACTTTCTCTTTCCATTTGCCATCGCCGTGGGTTGCCCAAATTGTGTTAAGAACAGTTTCAACTTCCTTGACAATTTGCCCTTTCTTCTCTTCAGTGAGACTATCAAACCCAGGATCAATCTCGCGGGCGTTTTCTTCCAAGGAAATATTCGGATTTTTTTCCTTGTTGCTCAAAATCCAAGATTCTCGTTCGGTGACAGTTTCTTGGCGAAATTCGCTGGTTGCTAGTTCATAGCCCCAATCGCGGAAAGCGCCTTCAGTATACTTCATGATGTTGCCCTTATGCACCAGAGTCACTTGTTGCTTGTGCTTGGGCAATAGCAAAGCGTGTTTGATGGCACGTCTGACTAGACGCTGGGAACCAGTTTTGCTGATGGGTTTGATGCCAATACCAGAATCAAGAGGAATGCGTTTTTTCCCGTGTTCTGGGGTGGCGGGGATCAGTTCTTCATTGAGAATTTTAATTAAGCGATCGCCAATTTCGCTACCTTGTCGCCACTCAATGCCCAAATAAATATCTTCCGTATTCTCCCGATAAACAATTACATCCAGCTTTTCGGGATTTTTGTGCGGTGAAGGCGTACCTGCATAGTAACGGCAAGGACGCACGCAAGCATACAAGTCAAAA from Nostoc commune NIES-4072 includes:
- a CDS encoding nucleoside hydrolase; protein product: MKKPFFKNHLCYSLLSSLTLLVTLPIAFGSQPAFGSTLNRTPIILDDDGSQDGMTAWAYILQNPKFEVKAMTISQGLARPQIFGNNVMRMLAGLGITGIPVAVGRETPLSGNNAFPDAFRADTDTFWTPFTNLPDKALETVDQRSAAQLLVDTINQSPEPVEILMTGSATNIADALTIDPSIAKKISRLEIMGGAVFVPGNLREHLDPILKQNLVSEFNIWTDPVAAQKVFSAGLPISLTPLDATNQIGFTRADQAAWKATGTPESILASQLLDYALTNISGNDPLIPNPARVSASQTLLTRWFWGSTKAQISSKLLH
- the mtnA gene encoding S-methyl-5-thioribose-1-phosphate isomerase; translated protein: MTRSTNQVYPVIWHNDSVSLIDQTRLPNEYTFVEIHRSEDMARAIKTMIVRGAPAIGVAAGYGMYLGAREIKTSDRHEFLQHLDKVAQLLRSTRPTAVNLFWAISRMLKAAYETLGTVEDIKQTLFQTAQAINAEDLQTCQAIGDNGLAVLPATPEKLRLLTHCNAGALATAGYGTALGVVRSAWREGRLERLFADETRPRLQGAKLTTWECVQEGIPVTLITDNMAAHCMKQGLIHAVVVGADRIAANGDTANKIGTYSVAIAAKAHNIPFFVAAPLSTVDFELADGSKIPIEEREPTEIYQVGDTILTPAGVDFYNPAFDVTPAELITAIITENGAIAPDKLAKSQLKQLPIGLNPN
- a CDS encoding NADP-dependent isocitrate dehydrogenase, whose product is MYEKITPPATGAKITFKNGEPIVPDNPIIPFIRGDGTGIDIWPATQKVLDAAVAKAYKGQRQISWFKVYAGDEACDLYGTYQYLPQDTLTAIEEYGVAIKGPLTTPVGGGIRSLNVALRQIFDLYACVRPCRYYAGTPSPHKNPEKLDVIVYRENTEDIYLGIEWRQGSEIGDRLIKILNEELIPATPEHGKKRIPLDSGIGIKPISKTGSQRLVRRAIKHALLLPKHKQQVTLVHKGNIMKYTEGAFRDWGYELATSEFRQETVTERESWILSNKEKNPNISLEENAREIDPGFDSLTEEKKGQIVKEVETVLNTIWATHGDGKWKEKVLVNDRIADSIFQQIQTRPDEYSILATMNLNGDYLSDAAAAIVGGLGMGPGANIGDSSAIFEATHGTAPKHAGLDRINPGSVILSGVMMLEFMGWQEAADLIKKGLSDAIANSQVTYDLARLLEPPVEPLKCSEFAEAIIQHFV